gttactacattcacccatattatcgagtcccctccagaccccattacagtcactgtccatcagtgtagtaagatgccacagtgtcactacttgtcttcctatGCCACACTGTGGcacatgatcccccccacaccatgtgtactaatcatagtacccatcaatccccttctccctccctccctacctgtcctcccacacccctcccctttgataaccgctagtcccttcttggagtctgtgagtctgctgctgtttgttccttcagttttgcttcgttgttatactccacaaatgagggaaatcatttggcacttgtctttgtctgcctgacttatttcactgagcataatatcctccagctccatccatgttgttgcaaatggtaggatttgtttctttcttatggctgaatagtattccactgtgtacatgtaccacctcttctttatccattcatctactgatggacagttaggttgcttccacatattggctattgtaaatagtgaaacatgaggtgcatatgtctttttgaatctgagaagttgtattctttgggtaaattccaaggagtgggattcccaggtcaaatggtatgtctatttttagttttttgaggaaacttcatattgctttctacaatggttgaagtagcttacattcccaccagcagtgtaagagggttcccctttctctgtatccacGCCAGcattttcaatgttggccatccttactggtgtgaggtgatatctcattgtggttttaatttgcatttccctgatgattagcgatgtggagcatcttttcatgtgcttattggccatctgaatttcttctttggacaagtgtttgttcatatcctctgcccatgtttttaatcaggttatttgctttttggatgttgaggtgtgtgagttctttatatattttggatgttaaccccttgttggatatgtcatttacaaatatattcttccataccgtaggatgcctttttgttctgctgatgatgtcctttgctgtacagaagcttttaagcttgttgtagtcccatttgttcatttttacttttgtttccctcaaGATATATATTCCTAAAGGAATAAATGCAAAGGGTGGACGACTTTTCAGAGTGCATAAATCTACCACTATTGTGGCATATTTTGTTTTTAGCTGCTTTTGTAGTTTCTCAGGATTTTCTGGTAGTTTACAGGGGACTTGCTTGGAAATTAGTGGCTCAGTGTATCATTCTTGTTTGGCCTTCTTCACCCCTGACTCCTATTCTAAAGTTATTGGCTTTGGAAGGTGTTTTACAGCTGTGGTCCAAATACTGATCCCTAATCAGTGGGTTTGGGGTATGTGGTTATAGGTAGAAATCAGATTGCAAGAACATCTTATTCCAGTATAACATGCAAACACAAAGATGCACAGATCATAAGTGTCCAGCTTGCTGCTGTTTAACAAACCAAACACAGCATCCAACTCAAGAAACTGATCATTTCCATTACCCAAGAagtccccctgcccacccctcttcCAACTACTTCTATGCTGACAAAAACAGTGTGGGTTTGTTTGCCTGAATGAACCAGAGTGTAAGTGATAACATAAGAGAATGCTGAATTAACAGCCCAATAGTCACCAAAATTATTGGCCACAGTCCCAGggcatgcaaacaacagggactTTTCCAGACACAGATTAATGAAGGCGCGCACATGCTTTCACACTTTATGCGAGGGACATGATCCTGAATATCTCACATAATGTAAAACTCTCATAACCCTAGTCTGGTTTTCTCATTGGAAGAGCCGCACAAGGGCTTGCACAATTGCATATTTGGGGCCTAAAGTGAGACTTATTAACATCTTAATATTGTTCAATttctaattctaattctaattctaattataattctaattctaattctaataattctaattttaattcGAATTCTAATTCATATACTCCTCTCTGAAACTGCCACAGGGGCTGTGAGGGACTGCATTTTAGCATCTCTGGGACCCCAGGGCCCTGCCATGGTGACAGGATGGGAATGGGTTCTGGGGACAGCACACAGGTCCTGGAGTCAGGCTGCCCACGTTCTAGTCCTCCCTCTGCTGCTTCCTTCCTGGATAAGTGCTTACCTTTCAgggtctcagcttcctcatccaCAGTCAGGATGTGCTCTGAGGGTAGTAAGAGAAGTTAATGAATGAAAAGCTCCAAGCATACAGTAGGAGCCAGTGGAAGCTTGTTGGCATTGATCCCAGCTGAGGTGGGAAACGCCTGCTCCCCTGTCTCTCTCCCCACTGCCCCCCATGCTGTTTGCAAGACTTTATCCCCAGGAGAGTGAGCCAGTGAGCCTCGAGCTGGGACTCCTGAGCCCCCACAGGAAGCTGGGGCCTAGCCTCAGATGCCAGGGTCACAGACCTGGATTGGGCAAGAGCAGAGAATGGGTCCCTCTGATCATGGTCAGGGATGTTTGGAAATACAAACAGTTCTGAGAAATTGAGTGGTAGGAAGTCaaaggagggaggcagagagaaaacagCAATCTGTGTCCCTGGCCCCTCCTGGTCCTGGCCCTTCTCCCAAATCATGCAATGAAGAGTGAGGTGACTGGCATGTGGGGCAAGGGGGCAGACAGGGAGGCCCCTCCCTGGGGAGGAAAGCCGAGGCAACCCGTCCCCCAACATTCACTGAGTTCCTAATCCATTCCACCTCTGTTTACTGTCCAAAGTCCCaggccctggggatgccagtTTCAGCATgctcagacacacagacacacagaacacagggCTCAGGGCCCGTGTGTggaccctgccccctcccctcccaccatcCAGGGCTGTCCACGCACCCCAATTCTCTAGGCTTCAGCCCCTTTCTTAGTCTGGGATCTGCACAGCATTGAGGGACCCAGGAGTCAACCTCCAGACCTTCAGCAAGTAAAAGGGGAAGAAAGGCAAGAGGGACTGGCTGGGAagtggggtggaggagggaatGGTGGGGACTGTCaggaggggtgggggctgggtgggagACCTTCAGAGGATGAATTTTTGGATGTCAGGACTGGGAGAGaataggagaaagaagaaaggtctcCATGTAGCCATGGATCACTTAGAAAGGGACTGGATCCCATACCCCAGCTCCATTCAGCTCCAACCTCAGCCCTAACCCCAGCCTTGACCTAGTCCCAGGTCCAGTCAGCCCTACCATGACAACGGAATATCAAGACCTTCAGCATCTGGACAATGAGGAGAATGATCATCAGCTCAGAAGAGGTGAGGGGGCACGTCTCCCCATTTCCAAGAGGGCAGCATTTGGTAGCCCCCTCACCTCAGCTCCTGCTTCTTCCTGTGGCCTCTGGGTTGCCCCACTCCCAGGAACATGCTGTCTGAGCTGCCCCTCTTAGGAAGGTACAAGGTGTGGGGCTGGAGCTGGAGTCCTTTTGTGGTGATGGGGGTCTAAGGCTTCTGTGTGCCTCCTGACTCTTTCTGTGTCACCCATTTCTCAGGACCCTGGGGAGAGGGTGGACCCAGGGGCATGGGAGTGACTTGGAAGAAGTTAGTCCCCCTACTCCTTTTCTCTTCCCACACCTGGTGAGCTTTgccgtgtgcgtgtgtgtgtgtgtgtgtgtgtgtgtgtgtgtgtgtatggggtgcCTGGGATCAGTTCATCATGGAGTTCGATTTCTGGGAAGAGGCGGAGGGATCTCTGATCCAAGGGAGGATGAGGTCCTCCTGCATCAAAAAAGCAGCCCCCCTTCTTTCTTGTGCTAGCATGGACGCTTGGGCTCAGTGAGAAGGTTCTTGAGGAATGGGAACGGGCAGTGACTTTTTACAGGGAAGGGGCTTCATGGGAGAAGAGAATTGAGGGGAGGCCCCCACATTCCGTCTCATACCCTCAGGGCTCCCCAGCAGGGAGCAACTTGAGGGACCTGAAGTGAAGTCTGGCTACTCAGCCTTCTCTCCTTGCGCTCAGCCAAAGAGGAGTGGGATGCATGGGGAGAGGAAGAAaccccccttctccccaccttcaGGGGCAGTGACTTCCCCCCCAACTGACCCTCCCCCTCTGGTCTCCTCAAGCCCACAAACTCTTGAGGAGTTGGTGAAGCTCCTCAAGCTCTGACGAGCTCCACCAGTTGCAGTGACACAGTTAGGCCACTAGGTGTCAGCAAAGGCTCAGAGCGGGTGAGACTAGGGCTAGTCAAAGCTTGGTACCCATCCCCACCCCGATTCCCTTCACTGCCAGTTGCCTTTGGCCCCTCCGGGTCACCCATTGCCCAGATTTCTTAATCTATATGGTTCCTCCTAGACCATTAGAGGAGACTTAGCCTGTTCTCCCAGGACCCGAGGGCTGCCCCAGGCTCCCCTTTGTCCCTGAGACCCTGGTGCCTTCTCTTGCAGGGCCGCCTCCTCCCCAGCCGCTCTTTTGGCGGCTCTGTTCCGGACCCCGCCTCCTCctgctctctctgggcctcagcctccTGCTGCTGGTGGTTGTCTGTGTGATCGGATCCCAGAGTGGGTGGCctgggggcctgggctaggaAGGGAGCAGTATTTCCTGGGGAagagggtggggtggagggtgatCCGTGGGGAACAGCTGTAGGGGGAGCGCTGGCCACTGTGACGGTGGACACAGCCCCCACATTTTGCCCTATCCACATCTTCTCCACCCAGACTCCAAGCTGCAGGAGGAGCTGCGCGCCCTGAGAGAGACGTTCAGCAACTTTACAGTGAGCACGGAGGTTGAGGTCAAGGCCCTGAGCAGCCAGGGTGAGGGGggccggggctggggctggggggctgTGGAACGCTAGGGACGTTGGGACACTGAGCAAGTCTCACCCCCAGGAGGGAATGTGGGCAGAAAGATGAAGTCCCTGGAGTCCCAGCTGGAGAAACAACAGCAGGAGCTGAGCGAAGGTTAGAGGGGGAGCGCGTGTGCCTGTGCGTCTGTGCGGGGTATAGGGGGCCTCTCATGTCAAACCAAGGGGTCTTAAGGCAAGGGCATCTGTGACTGACCTTCAGGCCCCAAAACGTAGGGACAGACGCTTCCCAGCCCACTGTGTTCACACTGACCTCGTCGCCCTCCGCCcactctcctcctccctctgtgccCCCGTCTCCCCAGATCACTCCAGCTTGCTGCTCCACGTGAAGCAGTTTGTGTCTGACCTGCGAAGCCTGAGCTGTCAGATGGCGGATCTCCAGGGCAACGGTGAGGAGGGGGTGAGGAGGCGGGGCTGGGGGCTAGGGGTGGcgtggtgtgtgggtgtgtgggtgtgtgggtgtgtgcgtgCGCGCCCCCGCGCAGCGCCTCAGCCCtccgcctgccctctgccctcaggcTCTGACAGGACCTGCTGCCCGGTGAACTGGCTGGAGCACGAGGACAGCTGCTACTGGTTCTCTCGCTCAGGGAAGGCCTGGCCTGAGGCTGGAAAGTACTGCCAGCTGGAGAACGCCCACCTGGTGGTGGTGGGCTCCTGGGAGGAGCAGGTGAGGCCTCGAGGGCTTTTCTGGGGGGCCGACTGGTCTCAGGAGACGTCACCAGCCCCGCCTCTCCCCCCAGAAATTCATCCAGCACCACATGGGCCCTGTCAACACCTGGATGGGCCTCACCGACCAAAATGGGCCCTGGAAATGGGTGGATGGGACGGACTATGAGACAGGCTTCAAGTGAGTGTGTGCCCGTCCTTGCCTGCGGGTCCCCAGGGCCAGGAGCCCCTTGGGGCGCGGGGCTGCTGGGGCCCATGTCCGGCCTGTCTCGTCAGGAACTGGAGACCAGAGCAACCAGACGACTGGTACGGGCACGGGCTCGGAGGAGGCGAGGACTGTGCCCACTTCACGGACGACGGCCGCTGGAACGACGACGTCTGCCAGAGGCCCTACCGCTGGGTCTGTGAGACACGGCGGGACAGGGACAGCTAGGTGCCGCCTCACCCCCTTATTTATTTCCTAAATGTCTTCACCTGCCCAAGGGGCCTCCTCACCTTCTCAGGGATTTTCATCCAGGATTTTAATGGGCGGGTGGGCGGGAAGGATAGTGTCTGAGGAATGTAGAACGGTGTTTGGAGGGCTGGGGAGATTCAAACCCATGTCACCACTGCAGTTTGCAGGTTATTATCATCCATATTTTGTAGAGTAAAAAACAGGGAAATACACTAAACATTCTATGAGTTGTCTTGTCATTGGGGATCAGAGAGGGCTGGTTGGTGCTGGGAAGCCCTGGACAGGCAGTGGAGCATGGGGAGACCTGGAGGGGTTTTGGGCCAGATGGCCTGGGTTAGCTCTGCCTTATTATTCACAGGTATGTGAGTTTGGGCAAGTTACTCTGCTCTCTGAGTCTCAGCTGCAAAATTGTACTGTTACTGGGGACCATTTTACCTGCAGCAATCTCCCCCAGGA
The sequence above is a segment of the Manis pentadactyla isolate mManPen7 chromosome 4, mManPen7.hap1, whole genome shotgun sequence genome. Coding sequences within it:
- the LOC118917898 gene encoding asialoglycoprotein receptor 1 isoform X2: MTTEYQDLQHLDNEENDHQLRRGPPPPQPLFWRLCSGPRLLLLSLGLSLLLLVVVCVIGSQNSKLQEELRALRETFSNFTVSTEVEVKALSSQGGNVGRKMKSLESQLEKQQQELSEDHSSLLLHVKQFVSDLRSLSCQMADLQGNGSDRTCCPVNWLEHEDSCYWFSRSGKAWPEAGKYCQLENAHLVVVGSWEEQHHMGPVNTWMGLTDQNGPWKWVDGTDYETGFKNWRPEQPDDWYGHGLGGGEDCAHFTDDGRWNDDVCQRPYRWVCETRRDRDS
- the LOC118917898 gene encoding asialoglycoprotein receptor 1 isoform X1; the encoded protein is MTTEYQDLQHLDNEENDHQLRRGPPPPQPLFWRLCSGPRLLLLSLGLSLLLLVVVCVIGSQNSKLQEELRALRETFSNFTVSTEVEVKALSSQGGNVGRKMKSLESQLEKQQQELSEDHSSLLLHVKQFVSDLRSLSCQMADLQGNGSDRTCCPVNWLEHEDSCYWFSRSGKAWPEAGKYCQLENAHLVVVGSWEEQKFIQHHMGPVNTWMGLTDQNGPWKWVDGTDYETGFKNWRPEQPDDWYGHGLGGGEDCAHFTDDGRWNDDVCQRPYRWVCETRRDRDS